The Sylvia atricapilla isolate bSylAtr1 chromosome 5, bSylAtr1.pri, whole genome shotgun sequence genome includes a window with the following:
- the CAND1 gene encoding cullin-associated NEDD8-dissociated protein 1, whose protein sequence is MASASYHISNLLEKMTSSDKDFRFMATNDLMTELQKDSIKLDDDSERKVVKMILKLLEDKNGEVQNLAVKCLGPLVSKVKEYQVETIVDTLCTNMLSDKEQLRDISSIGLKTVIGELPPASSGSALAANVCKKITGRLTSAIAKQEDVSVQLEALDIMADMLSRQGGLLVNFHPSILTCLLPQLTSPRLAVRKRTIIALGHLVMSCGNMVFVDLIEHLLTELSKNDSMSTTRTYIQCIAAISRQAGHRIGEYLEKIIPLVVKFCNVDDDELREYCIQAFESFVRRCPKEVYPHVSTIINICLKYLTYDPNYNYDDEDEDENAMDADGGDDDDQGSDDEYSDDDDMSWKVRRAAAKCLDAVVSTRHEMLPEFYKTVSPALIARFKEREENVKADVFHAYLSLLKQTRPVQSWLCDPDAMEQGETPLTMLQSQVPNIVKALHKQMKEKSVKTRQCCFNMLTELVNVLPGALTQHVPVLVPGIIFSLNDKSSSSNLKIDALSCLYVILCNHSPQVFHPHVQALVPPVVACVGDPFYKITSEALLVTQQLVKVIRPLDQPTSFDATPYIKDLFTCTIKRLKAADIDQEVKERAISCMGQIICSLGDSLGTDLPSTLQIFLERLKNEITRLTTVKAMTLIAGSPLKIDLRPILGEGVPILASFLRKNQRALKLGTLSALDILIKNYSDSLTVAMIDAVLDELPPLISESDMHVSQMAISFLTTLAKVYPSSLSKISGSILNELIGLVRSPLLQGGALSAMLEFFQALVVTGTNNLGYMDLLRMLTGPVYSQSTALTHKQSYYSIAKCVAALTRACPKEGPAVVGQFIQDVKNSRSTDSIRLLALLSLGEVGHHIDLSGQIELKSVILEAFSSPSEEVKSAASYALGSISVGNLPEYLPFVLQEITSQPKRQYLLLHSLKEIISSASVIGLKPYVENIWALLLKHCECAEEGTRNVVAECLGKLTLIDPETLLPRLKGYLASGSSYARSSVVTAVKFTISDHPQPIDPLLKNCIGDFLKTLEDPDLNVRRVALVTFNSAAHNKPSLIRDLLDTVLPHLYNETKVRKELIREVEMGPFKHTVDDGLDIRKAAFECMYTLLDSCLDRLDIFEFLNHVEDGLKDHYDIKMLTFLMLVRLSTLCPSAVLQRLDRLVEPLRATCTTKVKANSVKQEFEKQDELKRSAMRAVAALLTIPEAEKSPLMSEFQSQISSNPELAAIFESIQKDSSSTNLESMDTS, encoded by the exons ATGGCGAGCGCCTCGTACCACATCTCCAACCTGCTGGAGAAAATGACATCCAGCGACAAGGACTTCAG GTTTATGGCTACTAATGATTTGATGACAGAACTACAGAAAGATTCTATCAAGCTGGATGATGACAGTGAAAGAAAGGTGGTGAAGATGATTTTGAAATTACTGGAAGATAAAAATGGTGAGGTGCAAAACTTAGCTGTCAAATG CCTGGGACCTCTGGTGAGTAAAGTGAAGGAGTATCAAGTGGAGACCATTGTAGATACCCTCTGTACAAACATGCTTTCAGATAAAGAACAGTTACGTGATATTTCAAGCATTGGTCTTAAAACTGTGATTGGAGAACTTCCCCCAGCTTCCAGTG GTTCTGCATTAGCAGCTAATGTTTGCAAAAAGATCACAGGGCGTCTCACTAGTGCTATAGCCAAGCAGGAGGATGTGTCTGTTCAACTGGAGGCACTGGATATCATGGCTGATATGCTGAGCAG GCAAGGAGGACTGCTTGTTAACTTCCATCCTTCAATTCTGACCTGTCTGCTCCCCCAGCTGACCAGCCCAAGACTTGCTGTGAGGAAAAGAACCATCATTGCTCTTGGTCACCTGGTTATGAGTTGTGGCAATATGGTTTTTGTTGACCTCATTGAACATCTGTTGACAGAGCTGTCTAAAAATGATTCCATGTCAACAACTAGGACCTATATACAGTGTATTGCTGCTATCAGTAGGCAAGCAGGTCATAGAATag GTGAATATCttgagaaaataattcctttggTTGTAAAGTTTTGTAATGTAGATGATGATGAACTGCGAGAGTACTGCATTCAAGCCTTTGAATCTTTTGTTAGAAG GTGTCCTAAAGAAGTTTATCCTCATGTATCTACTATTATAAACATTTGTCTTAAATATCTTACTTATGATCCTAATTACAATTatgatgatgaagatgaagatgaaaatgctATGGATGCTGATGGCGGTGATGATGATGATCAAg ggAGCGATGATGAATATAGTGATGATGATGACATGAGCTGGAAAGTGAGGCGTGCAGCTGCTAAATGTCTGGATGCTGTGGTTAGCACACGACACGAAATGCTCCCAGAATTCTACAAAACTGTATCTCCTGCTTTAATAGCCAGATTCAAAGAACGTGAAGAGAATGTTAAAGCAGATGTTTTTCATGCGTAtctttcacttttaaaacaaactcgACCTGTGCAAAGCTGGCTTTGTGATCCTGATGCAATGGAACAAGGAGAGACACCTTTGACAATGCTTCAGAGTCAG GTTCCCAACATAGTTAAAGCCTTGCACAAACAGATGAAGGAGAAAAGTGTGAAGACTCGTCAGTGCTGCTTTAACATGCTGACTGAGCTAGTAAATGTGTTACCTGGAGCCCTAACACAACATGTTCCTGTACTTGTTCCAG gaataattttttcactgaatgaCAAATCAAGTTCTTCTAATCTGAAGATAGATGCTTTGTCCTGTTTGTATGTGATCCTCTGCAATCATTCTCCCCAAGTCTTTCATCCTCATGTTCAAGCATTGGTGCCTCCAGTTGTAGCTTGTGTCGGTGACCCATTTTACAAGATAACATCAGAGGCACTTTTGGTTACTCAACAACTTGTGAAGGTTATTCGTCCTTTAGACCAGCCTACTTCCTTTGATGCTACTCCTTACATCAAAGATTTGTTTACCTGTACAATCAAGAGATTAAAGGCTGCTGACATTGATCAGGAGGTGAAAGAAAGGGCAATATCTTGCATGGGTCAAATAATTTGTAGCCTTGGTGACAGTCTAGGCACAGACCTGCCTAGTACACTTCAGATCTTTCTAGAGAGACTGAAGAATGAGATCACTCGGTTAACTACAGTGAAGGCCATGACATTGATTGCTGGTTCTCCCTTGAAGATAGATTTGAGACCAATCCTTGGGGAAGGAGTTCCCattcttgcttcttttttgaGAAAGAACCAGCGAGCTTTGAAGCTGGGCACGCTTTCTGCGCtagatattttaattaagaattacAGTGACAGCTTGACAGTTGCCATGATTGATGCAGTTCTGGATGAGCTTCCACCTCTGATTAGTGAAAGTGATATGCACGTATCACAGATGGCCATCAGTTTCCTGACAACACTGGCTAAAGTATATCCTTCCTCCCTGTCAAAGATTAGTGGCTCCATTCTCAATGAACTTATTGGGCTGGTAAGATCACCTCTACTTCAGGGTGGAGCACTTAGTGCCATGCTAGAATTTTTCCAAGCTTTGGTTGTGACTGGTACAAATAATTTAGGCTATATGGATTTACTGCGCATGTTAACGGGTCCAGTGTactcacagagcacagcacttaCTCACAAGCAGTCTTATTATTCCATTGCCAAATGTGTTGCTGCCCTTACTCGAGCCTGCCCTAAGGAAGGACCGGCTGTTGTAGGTCAGTTTATTCAAGACGTTAAGAACTCGAGGTCCACAGATTCCATTCGTCTTTtggctttgctttctcttgGGGAAGTTGGGCATCACATTGACTTAAGTGGACAAATCGAGCTGAAGTCTGTGATACTGGAAGCGTTCTCTTCTCCTAGTGAAGAAGTCAAGTCAGCAGCATCATATGCCTTAGGCAGTATTAGTGTTGGCAATCTTCCTGAGTATCTGCCATTTGTCCTACAAGAAATAACCAGTCAACCTAAGAGGCAATACCTTCTTTTGCATTccttgaaagaaataattagcTCTGCGTCAGTGATTGGTCTCAAACCATATGTTGAGAACATCTGGGCCTTACTCCTGAAACACTGTGAATGTGCAGAAGAGGGTACAAGGAATGTTGTTGCTGAATGCTTGGGCAAGCTTACGTTGATAGACCCAGAGACTCTGCTTCCACGACTCAAGGGATACTTGGCATCAG GGTCCTCATATGCTCGAAGTTCAGTGGTGACTGCTGTTAAGTTTACTATTTCTGATCATCCACAACCCATAGACCCACTCTTGAAGAACTGCATAG GTGATTTTCTGAAAACTCTGGAGGACCCAGATCTCAATGTCAGGAGAGTAGCCCTAGTGACATTTAATTCAGCTGCCCACAATAAACCATCTTTGATAAGAGACCTCTTAGATACTGTGCTTCCTCATCTTTACAATGAAACAAAAGTCAGAAAGGAACTAATCAGAGAG GTGGAAATGGGACCATTTAAGCATACAGTTGATGATGGGTTGGACATAAGGAAAGCAGCTTTTGAGTGCATGTATACTCTATTGGATAGCTGTTTGGATAGACTAGATATATTTGAATTCTTAAACCATGTTGAAGATGGTCTAAAGGATCACTATGATATTAAG ATGCTGACCTTTTTAATGTTGGTGAGACTGTCGACCCTTTGTCCgagtgcagtgctgcagagattGGACAGACTCGTCGAACCTTTGCGTGCTACATGTACAACTAAG GTGAAGGCGAACTCAGTGAAACAGGAGTTTGAAAAGCAAGATGAACTAAAGCGATCTGCTATGAGGGCTGTAGCAGCACTTCTAACCATTCCAGAAGCAGAGAAGAGTCCATTAATGAGTGAATTTCAGTCACAGATAAGCTCTAACCCTGAGCTGGCAGCCATCTTTGAAAGTATCCAAAAAGATTCATCATCCACTAACTTGGAATCAATGGACACTAGTTAG